The Patescibacteria group bacterium genome window below encodes:
- a CDS encoding S1 RNA-binding domain-containing protein yields MSNQTKSAGQDFAALLKEREGKITIPQVGDTVKGKILSASKAEVKIDIGGFLTGVVRGRELYFEASEFAGLKPGEEIEATVIEPENENGELELSFRFAGQEKAWQSLTEAYEKKQPISVKINAANRGGLMVSYAQIQAFLPVSQLSPENYPRVSGGDKTKIFEKLKSLVGTEAEVRIIALDRKEEKLVVSEKDAWQEKQKDVISQYAVGDSVEGSVIAVTGFGVFVNFGGNLEGLIHISQLAWQRIEDPSDLYKVGDNVKAQIIGIEGAKIFLSVKNLLDDPWKNVEEKYAVGKNVEGKILKVNPFGLFIELDQDIHGLAHISQLGLTAGKKIEDAFKAGETATFEVISLDSKEHRLGLAVPGKARSRKPKNEKNKDKEDTTEDEVEENTKDGEDKEDKKDKKGKEEDVKGESEEKKDKEKEETPEDKDKDEVVREDEVDEEGNSDDTNS; encoded by the coding sequence ATGAGTAATCAAACAAAAAGTGCTGGCCAAGATTTTGCTGCCTTACTTAAAGAACGTGAGGGTAAAATAACCATTCCCCAGGTCGGAGATACCGTTAAGGGCAAGATTCTGTCTGCCTCTAAGGCGGAAGTTAAAATTGATATCGGCGGTTTTTTAACCGGTGTAGTACGTGGACGTGAACTTTATTTTGAGGCTAGTGAGTTTGCTGGTCTTAAGCCTGGTGAAGAAATTGAAGCAACGGTTATTGAACCTGAAAATGAAAACGGTGAACTTGAATTATCTTTCCGTTTTGCTGGACAAGAAAAAGCTTGGCAGAGTTTAACCGAGGCTTATGAAAAGAAACAACCGATTAGTGTTAAAATTAACGCGGCTAATCGCGGTGGCTTAATGGTAAGCTATGCACAAATTCAAGCCTTCTTGCCTGTTTCTCAGCTCTCTCCGGAAAACTACCCTCGTGTTTCAGGTGGAGATAAAACCAAAATTTTTGAAAAACTGAAATCTCTAGTTGGAACGGAAGCTGAAGTTAGAATTATTGCTTTGGATCGCAAGGAAGAAAAACTAGTGGTTAGTGAAAAGGATGCTTGGCAGGAAAAACAAAAAGATGTTATTTCCCAATATGCAGTTGGCGACTCAGTGGAAGGTTCGGTTATTGCCGTTACCGGTTTTGGTGTCTTTGTTAACTTTGGAGGTAACCTTGAAGGTTTAATTCATATTAGTCAGTTAGCTTGGCAACGTATTGAAGATCCGTCTGATCTTTATAAAGTCGGAGATAATGTTAAAGCCCAGATTATCGGTATTGAAGGAGCAAAGATTTTTCTTTCCGTTAAGAATCTCTTAGATGACCCTTGGAAAAACGTTGAGGAAAAATATGCTGTTGGTAAAAATGTTGAAGGAAAGATCCTTAAGGTAAATCCTTTTGGTTTGTTTATTGAACTTGATCAAGACATTCATGGTTTGGCTCATATTAGTCAACTTGGTTTAACGGCTGGTAAAAAAATAGAAGATGCTTTTAAGGCTGGGGAAACTGCAACTTTTGAAGTTATTTCACTTGATTCTAAAGAACATCGTTTAGGTTTGGCTGTACCAGGTAAAGCTCGTTCACGTAAACCAAAAAATGAAAAGAATAAAGACAAAGAAGATACAACAGAAGATGAGGTAGAAGAAAATACAAAAGATGGAGAAGATAAAGAAGACAAGAAGGACAAGAAAGGTAAAGAAGAGGACGTAAAAGGTGAATCAGAAGAAAAAAAGGATAAGGAAAAAGAAGAAACTCCGGAAGATAAGGATAAGGATGAAGTGGTTAGGGAAGATGAAGTAGACGAAGAAGGCAATTCGGACGATACTAATTCATAA